The Asterias amurensis chromosome 21, ASM3211899v1 genome has a segment encoding these proteins:
- the LOC139952901 gene encoding uncharacterized protein: MQYSYHLDHRIEFFLNCLTHAWHLQSVKMTAPSSQSHNQKQQLEMQRVTGLAAAVFYGVCSGSMSFINKAVLTTYDFDFPCFIMFSQMIFTVTLLTFLGKISQVSLPTASVHNLKICCLPSLFWLLHAVLALHALSGMNIAMYTVLKRCVPLMNLLFTPLLMKKGTPRLAVVGSVLMMTAGCFFAGMGDLTFDLQAYTYGMLSVVSQSLYLTLVQSIGMQQDAFSPAGIMYLNCLNCLLPLFAVLFLSSEISGIMDFEDLSSTRFLVIFALVVSMGCVLNYAIFLCTILTSALTTSVVGVIKSVVVVAVGMFTFGGVPVTLLSTIGICMNTLGSSWYTYDKYQARIVNNGEVDSVSTSKDSTAPATGNMNGFHS, translated from the exons ATGCAATACAGTTACCATTTGGACCATcgaattgagttttttttaaactgtctCACTCATGCCTGGCATTTGCAGTCTGTCAAAATGACGGCCCCCTCCTCCCAGTCCCACAACCAAAAACAGCAACTCGAAATGCAGCGTGTGACCGGTCTTGCTGCCGCCGTGTTTTACGGCGTCTGCTCCGGTTCGATGTCGTTTATCAACAAGGCCGTTCTTACCACTTACGACTTTGATTTCCCGTGTTTTATCATGTTTTCTCAGATG attttcacGGTGACTCTGCTGACCTTTCTAGGAAAGATCAGTCAAGTTTCCCTACCGACCGCCTCCGTTCACAACCTCAAGATTTGTTGTCTTCCGTCATTGTTCTGGCTGCTCCACGCCGTACTTGCCCTACATGCCTTGAGCGGGATGAACATCGCCATGTACACCGTACTAAAAAGATGTGTGCCTCTGATGAATCTGTTGTTTACGCCTTTACTGATGAAGAAAGGAACCCCAAGGCTGGCTGTGGTGGGCTCTGTATTGATGATGACTGCTGGGTGCTTTTTTGCAG GAATGGGAgatctgacctttgacctccaaGCCTACACCTACGGAATGTTGAGCGTAGTCTCCCAGTCCCTCTACCTAACCCTCGTGCAGAGCATCGGGATGCAGCAAGATGCTTTCTCCCCGGCGGGCATCATGTACCTCAACTGTCTCAACTGCCTTCTGCCGCTTTTTGCCGTCTTGTTCCTATCCTCAGAGATCTCGGGTATCATGGACTTTGAGGACCTGTCCTCCACGAGGTTCCTCGTGATCTTCGCCCTCGTTGTCTCAATGGGGTGCGTTCTAAACTACGCCATCTTCCTATGCACTATCTTGACCTCTGCCCTCACCACGAGTGTCGTGGGGGTCATCAAAAGTGTCGTTGTGGTGGCAGTTGGGATGTTTACATTCGGAGGGGTGCCAGTGACTTTACTGAGCACAATCGGGATCTGTATGAACACGCTGGGTAGCAGCTGGTACACGTACGACAAGTACCAGGCAAGGATTGTAAACAATGGCGAAGTGGACAGTGTATCAACAAGTAAGGATTCTACAGCTCCAGCAACCGGGAATATGAATGGGTTTCACAGCTAG
- the LOC139953225 gene encoding uncharacterized protein: MARVFGCTLFLLALLLHVLVILSSAGSLTREENDVRFILESGNNDSSKDHPGTSVHHGPPNAQQTMTGRLTLSPEESLRHTETPTSKLPQQVFVVDRRRQRRRETSKLQLSKHDTKPSLQQKNCDDKQQRQAPANPTVVAGIVGGALAFFLVVVLTIIYCSYKNHAPSDLRKRVAELYTYIGDVEDVVWMPGVNPAAADIGTCGHVKFDSISMLAKYPRQA; the protein is encoded by the exons ATGGCACGCGTGTTCGGTTGTACCTTGTTTTTGTTGGCGCTTCTTCTACACGTGCTCGTGATATTGTCGTCTGCTGGTTCTTTAACGCGGGAAGAAAATGATGTTCGATTTATACTTGAGAGTGGAAACAATGACAGTAGTAAG GATCATCCAGGAACATCAGTTCATCATGGACCGCCAAATGCACAGCAGACAATGACAGGCAGATTAACGTTATCACCAG AGGAGTCTCTACGTCACACGGAGACACCGACTTCTAAGTTGCCACAGCAAGTCTTTGTCGTCGACAGGAGGCGACAACGACGTCGCGAAACCTCCAAACTGCAACTTTCTAAACACGACACCAAACCCAGTCTCCAGCAGAAAAACTGCGACGACAAGCAGCAGCGCCAAGCACCGGCCAACCCCACCGTGGTGGCTGGCATCGTAGGAGGCGCGCTGGCGTTCTTCCTGGTCGTTGTCTTGACCATTATCTACTGCTCCTACAAGAACCACGCCCCGTCGGACCTAAGGAAAAGGGTGGCCGAGCTGTACACTTACATCGGGGATGTGGAAGATGTTGTCTGGATGCCGGGAGTTAACCCTGCTGCTGCGGACATTGGGACGTGTGGACATGTTAAATTTGACAGCATCTCGATGCTTGCTAAGTATCCGCGACAAGCGTAA
- the LOC139953149 gene encoding hematopoietic prostaglandin D synthase-like, with amino-acid sequence MSTSYKLYYFNGKGRAESIRIMFRLAGVEFEDCRFEEAEWPAIKPSIPILQVPMLEIDGKKCGQSKAIIRYLAKKYGLFGKDDLEAFCIDTVIDTADDIVPPWDLIFFATSEEEKAKHTKNFKEVEAPLIYQRLTRLLEQDHAGDYFVGDKLTAADVHFFSMVDFAEIYFPNSMAKFPKLQSLFDRVAANPKVAEWRKIRPVTSW; translated from the exons ATGTCAACCTCGTACAAGTTGTATTACTTTAACGGCAAGGGGCGTGCTGAGTCTATAAGAATCATGTTTCGACTGGCCGGAGTGGAGTTTGAGGACTGCCGGTTCGAGGAGGCTGAATGGCCGGCgattaaaccat CTATTCCGATACTTCAAGTTCCTATGCTGGAGATTGATGGCAAGAAATGTGGTCAGAGCAAAGCCATCATACGTTATTTGGCAAAAAAATATG GTTTGTTCGGGAAGGACGACCTTGAGGCCTTCTGTATCGATACTGTAATCGACACGGCTGATGACATCGTACCACCCTGGGATCTAATCTTCTTTGCCACATCCGAAGAGGAGAAG gcaaaacACACCAAGAACTTCAAGGAAGTGGAGGCGCCCTTAATCTATCAGCGACTGACGCGGCTGTTGGAGCAGGACCACGCAGGAGACTACTTTGTGGGGGATAAG TTGACCGCGGCAGATGTACATTTCTTCTCCATGGTTGACTTTGCTGAAATCTACTTCCCGAACTCCATGGCAAAGTTCCCCAAGCTGCAGTCCCTTTTCGACCGAGTTGCAGCGAACCCGAAAGTAGCCGAGTGGAGGAAGATTCGCCCCGTGACATCTTGGTGA